The following proteins are encoded in a genomic region of Bosea beijingensis:
- a CDS encoding cation diffusion facilitator family transporter has protein sequence MTTTQDGPGTAPAARATPAQIAQIKQRAAIISVMATILLTAAKIVGAIISGSLALLTDALQGLVDVGSTLFTWFAVRASDKPADDEHHYGHGKVEALAALVETAILFTLAGAILWEAGNRLWTNVIEQVQVTPIVIGVLVLSMIVDAIRWRSLTKVAKETGSDALAGEATHFSADFVGSGLVLIGLIGIWYGFERADTAAAFAIAAYTAFSAYRLARRVLDTLMDTAPEGVSEKLREVARGVPGVVGVNWLRVRPAGGHVHGEIGISVSRTLPLDRVVAIKAQLGDALLAAEPGAGITITADPVQVDDETALERVLLIALKLKIPVHHVTVHSIGDKLSVSLDMEVDQSLPLGEAHEIATRLESAIRAEFGGETEVETHIEPMETGQPAGHNAAWETVEDIGKTLAGEAAKVAGPIHDIHSVRVRQTAKGLVVNYHCRVDPSLNVAAVHHAVDAIERAVRLARPQVCRLVSHAEPAVPTGK, from the coding sequence CGGTGATGGCGACGATCCTGCTCACCGCGGCGAAGATCGTCGGCGCCATCATCTCCGGTTCGCTCGCGCTGTTGACTGACGCCCTGCAGGGGCTGGTCGATGTCGGCTCGACGCTGTTCACCTGGTTCGCGGTCCGCGCTTCCGACAAGCCGGCCGATGACGAGCACCATTACGGTCATGGCAAGGTCGAGGCGCTCGCCGCGCTGGTCGAGACCGCGATCCTGTTCACGCTCGCCGGCGCGATCCTGTGGGAGGCCGGCAACCGGCTCTGGACCAATGTCATCGAGCAAGTCCAGGTGACGCCGATCGTCATCGGCGTGCTCGTGCTCTCGATGATCGTCGACGCGATCCGCTGGCGCTCGCTGACCAAGGTCGCCAAGGAGACCGGCAGTGACGCGCTCGCGGGCGAAGCCACGCATTTCTCTGCCGATTTCGTCGGTTCGGGACTTGTGCTGATCGGCCTGATCGGGATCTGGTACGGCTTCGAACGGGCAGACACCGCGGCCGCCTTCGCGATCGCGGCCTATACCGCCTTCTCGGCCTATCGTCTCGCCCGGCGCGTGCTGGACACGCTGATGGACACCGCCCCGGAAGGCGTCAGCGAGAAGCTGCGCGAGGTCGCGCGCGGCGTACCGGGCGTGGTCGGCGTCAACTGGCTTCGGGTGCGCCCGGCCGGCGGGCACGTCCATGGCGAGATCGGCATCAGCGTCTCGCGGACCCTGCCGCTCGACCGTGTCGTGGCGATCAAGGCTCAGCTTGGAGATGCCCTGCTTGCCGCCGAGCCGGGCGCCGGGATCACCATCACGGCCGACCCCGTGCAGGTCGATGACGAGACCGCGCTGGAGCGCGTGCTGCTGATCGCACTCAAGCTCAAGATCCCGGTACACCACGTCACTGTCCACTCGATTGGCGACAAGCTCTCGGTCAGCCTGGACATGGAGGTCGACCAGAGCCTGCCGCTCGGCGAAGCCCATGAGATCGCAACCCGGCTGGAAAGCGCGATCCGGGCGGAATTCGGTGGCGAGACCGAGGTCGAGACCCATATCGAGCCGATGGAGACCGGCCAACCCGCCGGCCATAACGCCGCCTGGGAAACCGTCGAGGATATCGGCAAGACGCTGGCCGGCGAGGCCGCGAAGGTGGCCGGGCCGATCCATGACATCCACAGCGTGCGCGTGCGCCAGACCGCCAAGGGACTGGTGGTCAACTACCATTGCCGCGTCGACCCGTCGCTCAACGTCGCGGCCGTGCATCACGCCGTCGATGCGATCGAGCGGGCTGTGCGGCTTGCGCGCCCACAGGTCTGCCGACTGGTGAGCCATGCGGAGCCGGCAGTGCCGACCGGGAAATGA